The sequence below is a genomic window from Limnochordia bacterium.
CACTGATCGGGTTACTCCATGCAAAGGGTACCGCCCAAGAACAGCTCTGGGACAGGGCAGATGGCGTACGACGGGATACCGTAGGCAATGGGGTCCATCTGCGGGGGATTATTGAGTTCTCTAACCATTGCATCAGAAACTGCCTGTACTGTGGACTACGTCGGGGTAATACCAAGCTTAAACGGTATCGGATTCCCCCAGAGGAAATCTTGCTCGCGGCTAAACAGGGTACCGAGGTAGGATACAAGACCATCGTGCTTCAGTCCGGTGAAGATCCCTGGTACGATGCAAGGAACATTGGTCTTCTGGTGAGGGAAATTAAGAAACTCGATGTGGCAGTGACTCTTTCCATCGGAGAGCGACCAGAAGAGGAACTGGCCCTTTTCCGCCAAGAAGGAGCAGACCGCTACCTGTTGAAGCACGAGACTATCGATCAAGCGCTGTATAGCCGGCTGCATCCGGGAGCAAGTTACAAGGCTAGGATCCAGATGCTAAACACCTTAGGAAAGCTTGGGTATCAGGTGGGTACAGGGATCATGGTCGGTCTGCCTGGCCAAAGGCCAGAAACGATCGCCGAGGATATTTTATTCATGCAAAAGATCAATGCGGATATGGTGGGTATTGGTGTTTTTATCCCCCACCCAGATACACCCTTAGCCAATGCTGCTGCGGGGTCCGCCGATGAGACCCTGAATGTCCTGGCGCTAACACGACTGTTTTTGCCCTATGCCCATCTTCCGGCGACAACTGCCTTGGCCACCTTAGACCCCTACGGTCGACAGAAAGCCCTCCGGGCCGGAGCCAATGTAGTCATGCCAAACATTACGCCGGTAAAGTATCGTAAGCAATATGAGATCTATCCAGGAAAAGCGGAAACAAGCGATGAATCGTGCACTCTATTTCGAGGGCGCATTGAACAGATGATCCTTGGCTTAGGTAGGACAGTAGCCCTAGATCAAGGACATAGTTGTTGCTACAACAAAGTATGAGGAGTGGAGAAAAGTGCCTAACTTACACTGTAATACAGAGTTCATTGACGATAAACAGATTTGGAAACTTATTGACAACGCAAAGGAAAAGCCCGTAGACTCCAGCGTAATCCTTGGGGCCATTAAAGATGTCGAAAACGGCGGCACCTTAAGTATAGATATGGTCGCCAACATTTTGGAGTGCTCCGATCCCGCGGTGGAGGAGGCCCTCTTTGCAGCCAGCAAAACCGTAAAAAAAGGCATCTATGGCAATCGAATCGTTCTATTCGCTCCTTTGTATATCAGTAACTACTGCGTAAACAGTTGCAGTTACTGTGGGTATAACTGCCGAAACAACTTAGCGCGAAAACGCCTTACCATGGAAGAAATCGCCCAGGAAGTAAGAATCCTTGAGGATATGGGTCATAAACGCCTAGCTATAGAAGCCGGGGAGGATCCAACATACTGCCCCATCGAGTATATTTTGGATGCCATCGATACGATCTATCATACGGCAAGGAGCAACGGGGTAATTCGACGGGTGAACGTGAATATCGCGGCGACTACCGTTGATGAGTACAAACTGTTGAAGAAGGCGGGCATTGGCACATACGTGTTGTTTCAGGAGACCTATCATCGGGATACGTACAGACGGGTACACCCTAGGGGCCCCAAACACGATTACGACTGGCATTTGCTAGCCATGGATCGGGCGATGCGCGGTGGTATTGATGATGTAGGCTTGGGAGTGTTGTTCGGCTTGTATGATTACCGCTACGAGCTGTTGGCCATGCTTCACCATGCCTATCATCTGGAGGATGCGTTCGGTGTTGGGCCCCATACAGTGTCCGTACCCCGTCTGAAGGCTGCATCCGGAGTAAGTCTTGCTGAGTATCCCTACCTTGTATCAGACCACCAACTGAAAAAAGTAGTGGCATTACTCCGGCTCGCTCTTCCCTACACGGGCATTATTATCTCCACTAGGGAAACGCCCCAGTTACGGGGGGAATTACTAGAACTCGGCATATCCCAAGTATCCGGAGGTTCCCGTACCGATGTAGGAGGATACCAACAAGGGCATGAAGACACCGCTCAGTTTGAGCTAGGAGATCATCGCACTCTAGATGAAGTCATTTTCGATCTCCTTCAGAGGGGTTACTTGCCTAGTTTCTGCACCGCTTGCTACAGACAGGGACGAACCGGAGACCGGTTCATGCAACTGGCAAAGACCGGTCAGATCCAGAACGTATGCCATCCCAACGCCCTATGCACTTTGCAGGAATACCTTAGTGACTATGCCTCCCCTGCCACAAAAGAGTTGGGAACCAAGTTCATTGAAAAAGAGCTGGCCCAGCTTACTAATCTCCGGCTTCGCCACAGGATACAAGATTGCCTTGTGAGTATTGAACAAGGTCAAAGGGACATTTACTGGTAAGGGGGATGAATATGCAGGATACGCCAAGGGGAAATCGACCCCATATTGTGTTTGTTGGGCCGGGTAATGTTGGTAAATCCAGTCTAATTAACGCCATTGCCGATCAGGAGGTATCCCTTGTTTCAGAGATCCTGGGCA
It includes:
- the hydE gene encoding [FeFe] hydrogenase H-cluster radical SAM maturase HydE, producing MVQTLIGLLHAKGTAQEQLWDRADGVRRDTVGNGVHLRGIIEFSNHCIRNCLYCGLRRGNTKLKRYRIPPEEILLAAKQGTEVGYKTIVLQSGEDPWYDARNIGLLVREIKKLDVAVTLSIGERPEEELALFRQEGADRYLLKHETIDQALYSRLHPGASYKARIQMLNTLGKLGYQVGTGIMVGLPGQRPETIAEDILFMQKINADMVGIGVFIPHPDTPLANAAAGSADETLNVLALTRLFLPYAHLPATTALATLDPYGRQKALRAGANVVMPNITPVKYRKQYEIYPGKAETSDESCTLFRGRIEQMILGLGRTVALDQGHSCCYNKV
- the hydG gene encoding [FeFe] hydrogenase H-cluster radical SAM maturase HydG → MPNLHCNTEFIDDKQIWKLIDNAKEKPVDSSVILGAIKDVENGGTLSIDMVANILECSDPAVEEALFAASKTVKKGIYGNRIVLFAPLYISNYCVNSCSYCGYNCRNNLARKRLTMEEIAQEVRILEDMGHKRLAIEAGEDPTYCPIEYILDAIDTIYHTARSNGVIRRVNVNIAATTVDEYKLLKKAGIGTYVLFQETYHRDTYRRVHPRGPKHDYDWHLLAMDRAMRGGIDDVGLGVLFGLYDYRYELLAMLHHAYHLEDAFGVGPHTVSVPRLKAASGVSLAEYPYLVSDHQLKKVVALLRLALPYTGIIISTRETPQLRGELLELGISQVSGGSRTDVGGYQQGHEDTAQFELGDHRTLDEVIFDLLQRGYLPSFCTACYRQGRTGDRFMQLAKTGQIQNVCHPNALCTLQEYLSDYASPATKELGTKFIEKELAQLTNLRLRHRIQDCLVSIEQGQRDIYW